Proteins from a genomic interval of bacterium:
- a CDS encoding radical SAM protein: MSATSSKPRVLLSTVYRRFSGIYVDFINDNFQHKPWSPCMPRDFNIGLRFIKRNVPEVELLEFPNWDEYKAKLAEGWDVVGFSLYQSEITEVERMIAEARRQGVREIWAGNYGALDPHIESLVDRTVIGPGENAVAELFGHRVPDDQIKHPLVIGNLSINHGKIKLINVAILYTRHGCPYKCSFCQAAAFGGGHTFNINEEGIESVLRKLKTMGIKYLLLFDETFGIDPVASDHITLLFAKYGFRWFAMTRASIVLHNLDNWCERGLIATCIGVEVVSQQVLDTVNKKQKVEEIIEFARKTKEKGRIYRMINYIVGHENLDEAGTLRDVYRLGEMGFDVFALSILTPFPQTPMWDQFESTYGIFDRDYRHYNTEHLVWNHPYITPERMRFLHREAHRILNRPFKTAGGILNRLILPRRQSNRLALDMG, from the coding sequence CGCGATTTCAACATCGGCCTCCGATTCATCAAGCGCAACGTGCCCGAGGTGGAGCTGCTCGAGTTCCCGAATTGGGATGAGTACAAGGCCAAGCTGGCGGAAGGCTGGGACGTCGTCGGGTTCAGCCTCTACCAGAGCGAGATAACCGAGGTCGAGCGGATGATCGCGGAGGCCCGGCGCCAGGGTGTGCGCGAAATATGGGCGGGGAACTACGGCGCCCTCGACCCGCACATTGAATCCCTGGTGGACCGCACGGTCATCGGACCCGGCGAGAACGCCGTCGCCGAGCTCTTCGGACACCGGGTGCCCGACGACCAGATCAAACACCCCCTGGTGATCGGCAACTTGAGCATCAACCACGGAAAAATCAAGCTGATAAACGTGGCGATTCTCTACACCAGGCACGGCTGCCCGTACAAATGCTCCTTCTGCCAGGCCGCGGCCTTCGGGGGGGGGCACACCTTCAACATCAACGAGGAAGGCATCGAAAGCGTGCTCCGCAAGCTCAAGACCATGGGGATAAAATACCTCCTGCTCTTCGACGAGACCTTCGGCATAGACCCCGTGGCGAGCGACCACATCACCCTCCTCTTTGCAAAATACGGCTTCCGCTGGTTCGCGATGACCCGGGCGTCTATCGTGCTCCACAACCTGGACAACTGGTGCGAGCGCGGGCTCATCGCCACCTGCATCGGCGTCGAGGTCGTCTCCCAGCAGGTGCTGGACACCGTCAACAAAAAGCAGAAGGTGGAGGAGATAATCGAGTTCGCGCGCAAAACCAAGGAGAAGGGGCGGATCTACCGGATGATCAACTACATCGTCGGCCACGAGAACCTGGATGAGGCGGGTACCCTCCGGGACGTCTACCGGTTGGGGGAGATGGGCTTCGACGTCTTCGCCCTCAGTATCCTGACCCCCTTCCCCCAGACGCCGATGTGGGACCAGTTTGAATCCACCTACGGTATCTTCGACCGCGATTACCGGCACTACAACACCGAGCATCTGGTCTGGAACCACCCGTACATTACCCCCGAACGGATGAGGTTCCTGCACCGGGAGGCGCACCGGATACTCAACAGGCCGTTCAAGACGGCCGGCGGGATATTGAACCGATTGATTCTGCCCCGAAGGCAGTCGAACCGGTTGGCCTTGGACATGGGTTGA